Proteins from a single region of Hordeum vulgare subsp. vulgare chromosome 6H, MorexV3_pseudomolecules_assembly, whole genome shotgun sequence:
- the LOC123403734 gene encoding acyltransferase-like protein At1g54570, chloroplastic: protein MSMVPHIMLRPFGVTPCGGGGGGCLRRHHARLCLPRASSVDATGGSEPGDGSNRRRRKKQAAEEPRLEVLYDDGFGSVTMKDYWEAVRAMPKDDGGPPRWFCPVECGRPEVDRSPLLLVLPGTDGVGMELILHHKSLGKVFEVCCFHIPLSDRTPFEGLLQIVEEYVKYESALSPSRPIYIIGDSFGGCLAISVAARNPEIDLVLTLVNPATSSAKTSLQAVLPLLEAVPSDLPVVHPHLLKYLIGNPLNVAMVSVQNGLSPQETLQEFSNSLASMLPLVSELGDIIQMGTLVWKLKLLKSGANYANSQLCAVQAEVLLLASGIENLPPSGEAHRLFKTLKNCKLRYFRNRGDRLLMEDGFNLLTVIKGVNMYRRGRQRDPVNDFLSPTLSEFKRTFGEDFKLFNQLLSPVMLSTLKNGNIVRGLAGVPDKGPVLFVGYHQLFAMEVLALIEGFLREKKTILRTTAHQVFFVGNYETLRQELSLFDWFSTYGALPVSPINTYKLFERNEFVLLYPGGVREALHRKGEAYKLFWPDQPEFVRMAARFGVTVIPFGCVGEDDFMEVVVDYNDQKNIPYLKDEIKSFNEDFTGIIRDTVKGDDGNQVLHVPAVLPKVPGRLYFLFGKPIEMKGMDNVLTDRKKANEVYLQIESEVENLMSYLKRKRSEDPYRSITRRALYQATRGPSTQVPTFEP, encoded by the exons ATGTCCATGGTTCCGCACATCATGCTGCGCCCGTTCGGCGTAACtccctgcggcggcggcggcggcggctgtctCAGACGGCATCATGCCCGGCTGTGCCTCCCCCGTGCGAGCTCGGTCGATGCGACGGGCGGGAGTGAGCCGGGCGATGGCagcaacaggaggaggaggaagaagcaggCCGCGGAGGAGCCGCGGTTGGAGGTCCTTTATGACGACGGGTTCGGGAGCGTCACCATGAAGGACTACTGGGAGGCGGTGAGGGCCATGCCCAAGGACGACGGCGGACCGCCGCGATGGTTCTGCCCCGTGGAGTGCGGCCGGCCGGAGGTGGACAGGTCGCCGCTGCTGCTCGTCTTGCCAG GAACCGATGGTGTTGGAATGGAGCTCATTTTACACCACAAATCTTTGGGCAA AGTATTTGAGGTTTGCTGCTTCCATATACCACTGAGTGACCGTACACCATTTGAAG GGTTGTTACAAATTGTGGAAGAATATGTCAAATATGAGAGTGCTTTGTCACCAAGCAGACCAATATATATTATTGGAGATTCTTTTGGTGGATGCCTGGCAATTTCAGTTGCAGCTCGCAATCCAGAAatcgatttggttcttacgctagTAAATCCAG CAACATCATCAGCAAAAACTTCGTTGCAGGCAGTATTGCCTCTTTTGGAAGCAGTGCCAAGCGACCTTCCAGTTGTACATCCCCACCTTCTCAAATATTTAATTG GTAACCCTCTTAATGTGGCTATGGTTAGTGTTCAGAACGGTCTTTCCCCTCAAGAAACTCTACAAGAGTTTTCAAACAGTCTCGCTTCAATGCTACCTTTAGTTTCA GAACTAGGAGATATAATACAAATGGGCACTCTCGTGTGGAAACTTAAGCTTCTCAAGTCAGGTGCAAACTATGCCAACTCTCAACTTTGTGCGGTACAAGCAGAAGTATTGCTTCTTGCAAG TGGCATTGAGAATCTGCCGCCAAGTGGAGAAGCACACCGACTGTTTAAGACACTGAAAAATTGCAAACTTCGATACTTTAGGAACCGGGGTGATAGACTACTCATG GAGGATGGCTTCAATTTGCTAACTGTCATTAAAGGAGTAAACATGTACCGTCGTGGTAGACAACGGGACCCCGTGAACGATTTCCTCTCACCTACATTAAGTGAATTCAAGAGAACATTTGGCGAAGATTTCAA ACTGTTTAACCAGTTATTGAGCCCAGTTATGCTCTCTACATTAAAAAATGGAAATATTGTTCGTGGCCTCGCCGGTGTTCCTGACAAAGGTCCCGTCTTGTTCGTGGGCTATCACCAACTCTTTGCCATGGAGGTGCTTGCACTGATTGAAGGGTTCCTAAGAGAGAAAAAAACAATCCTCCGAACAACGGCCCATCAAGTATTTTTTGTTGGAAATTATGAGACACTGCGTCAGGAGTTGTCGCTGTTTGATTGGTTCTCTACGTACGGCGCACTTCCAGTCAGTCCGATCAATACGTACAAGTTGTTTGAGAGAAATGAATTTGTTCTTCTCTATCCAGGCGGTGTGCGGGAAGCTCTACATAGGAAG GGTGAGGCATACAAATTGTTTTGGCCAGATCAACCAGAATTTGTAAGAATGGCAGCACGGTTTGGAGTTACCGTCATACCATTTGGTTGCGTGGGAGAAGATGACTTTATGGAG GTAGTTGTGGACTACAATGATCAAAAGAATATACCCTATCTAAAAGACGAGATAAAATCATTCAACGAAGATTTTACAGGAATAATAAG GGACACTGTGAAAGGAGATGATGGGAATCAAGTCTTGCATGTACCCGCTGTCCTCCCGAAGGTACCGGGTCGGCTATACTTCCTATTCGGCAAGCCAATCGAGATGAAAGGAATGGACAATGTGCTGACAGATAGGAAGAAAGCAAATGAAGTATATTTGCAAATTGAATCGGAAGTGGAGAACTTAATGTCTTACCTTAAGAGGAAGAGAAGCGAAGATCCTTACCGGAGTATTACGCGACGCGCGTTGTACCAGGCAACTCGGGGTCCTTCTACTCAAGTGCCCACTTTTGAGCCGTAA